A region from the Ciconia boyciana chromosome 1, ASM3463844v1, whole genome shotgun sequence genome encodes:
- the CBLL1 gene encoding E3 ubiquitin-protein ligase Hakai isoform X2, with protein MAVPQTLPHCALFHAPPPVSQPLPLPAAPFRAHSAPRRIMDHNDNDLQGTNSSGSLGGLDVRRRIPIKLISKQANKTKPAPRTPRNMNRMPSKTQAGDEEFDYNEEERYECKGSEMFGNQRRFPGPIFWDYKINLLGEKDDTPVHFCDKCGLPIKMYGRMIPCKHVFCYDCAILHEKKGDKMCPGCNEPVQRIEQCVRGSLFMCSIVQGCKRTYLSQRDLQAHINHRHMRAGKPVTRPPIEPVHPPIAPPPAEIPERFIMPPEKHHMSHIPPKQHIMMPPPPLQHVPHEHYNQPHEDIRAPPAEMSMAPPPPRPVSQDTFRISTRKHSNLITVPIQDDSNSGAREPPPPAPAPAHHHPEYQGQPVVSHPHHIMPPQQHYAPPPPPPPPISHPLQHPPQAAGTPHMVYSQAPPPPMTSAPPPITPPPGHIIAQMPPYMNHPPPGPPPPQHGGPPVNVNAPPPHHYNPNSLPQFSEDQGTLSPPFTQPGGMSPGIWPAPRGPPPPPRMQGPPAQAPLPGPHHPDQARYRPYYQ; from the exons ATGGCGGTACCGCAGACACTTCCCCACTGCGCACTTTTTCACGCCCCCCCGCCCGTCTCCCAGCCGCTTCCGCTTCCGGCCGCACCCTTCCGCGCCCACAGTGCCCCGCGCCGAATCATGGACCACAATG aCAATGATTTGCAAGGAACAAATAGTTCAGGATCATTGGGTGGTCTTGATGTTCGTAGAAGAATCCCTATAAAGCTTATCTCAAAACAGGCCAATAAAACCAAACCTGCACCTCGAACTCCAAGAAATATGAACAGGATGCCTTCAAAGACACAAGCTGGTGATGAAg AATTTGATTATAACGAAGAGGAGCGATACGAATGCAAAGGAAGTGAAATGTTTGGCAATCAAAGGAGGTTCCCTGGACCCATCTTTTGGGACTATAAG ATAAACTTGCTGGGGGAAAAGGATGATACACCAGTCCATTTCTGTGATAAGTGTGGATTGCCCATCAAAATGTATGGACGCATG ATACCTTGCAAGCACGTTTTCTGTTATGACTGTGCTATACTACATGAGAAAAAGGGAGACAAGATGTGTCCAGG CTGTAATGAACCTGTGCAGCGAATCGAGCAGTGTGTCCGAGGGTCTCTCTTCATGTGTAGCATTGTTCAGGGGTGCAAGAGAACTTACCTGTCACAGAGGGACTTACAAGCTCACATCAACCACCGTCATATGAGAGCTGGAAAGCCTGTTACTCGTCCTCCAATTGAACCTGTGCATCCTCCTATTGCCCCACCGCCTGCTGAAATTCCTGAGCGTTTCATAATGCCACCTGAGAAACATCATATGAGCCACATTCCGCCAAAGCAGCACATCATGATGCCACCACCTCCTTTACAGCATGTGCCACATGAGCATTATAACCAGCCACACGAAGACATCCGTGCACCTCCTGCAGAGATGTCAATGGCTCCACCGCCACCTCGCCCCGTCAGTCAGGACACCTTCCGCATTTCAACGAGAAAACACAGCAACTTAATAACTGTCCCTATTCAGGATGATTCGAATTCAGGTGCTCGAGAACCACCTCCACCAGCCCCTGCACCTGCTCATCATCATCCTGAATACCAGGGTCAACCAGTGGTATCACACCCTCATCATATTATGCCACCACAGCAACATTATgcaccacccccaccaccacctccaccaaTAAGCCATCCGCTGCAGCatcctccccaggcagcaggtACTCCTCACATGGTATATAGCCAAGCTCCTCCACCACCAATgacctctgctcctcctccaaTAACCCCGCCACCAGGACATATAATTGCCCAGATGCCACCATACATGAATCATCCTCCTCCAGgacctccccctcctcagcacgGAGGCCCACCCGTAAATGTAAAtgcaccccctccccatcacTATAATCCTAACTCTTTGCCACAGTTCAGTGAAGATCAAGGAACTCTTAGTCCCCCTTTCACGCAGCCCGGGGGTATGAGTCCAGGGATATGGCCAGCTCCACGGGGGCCGCCTCCACCTCCAAGGATGCAAGGGCCTCCTGCTCAGGCCCCGCTTCCTGGACCACACCACCCTGATCAAGCCAGATACAGACCCTATTACCAATGA
- the CBLL1 gene encoding E3 ubiquitin-protein ligase Hakai isoform X1, translating into MAVPQTLPHCALFHAPPPVSQPLPLPAAPFRAHSAPRRIMDHNDNDLQGTNSSGSLGGLDVRRRIPIKLISKQANKTKPAPRTPRNMNRMPSKTQAGDEEEFDYNEEERYECKGSEMFGNQRRFPGPIFWDYKINLLGEKDDTPVHFCDKCGLPIKMYGRMIPCKHVFCYDCAILHEKKGDKMCPGCNEPVQRIEQCVRGSLFMCSIVQGCKRTYLSQRDLQAHINHRHMRAGKPVTRPPIEPVHPPIAPPPAEIPERFIMPPEKHHMSHIPPKQHIMMPPPPLQHVPHEHYNQPHEDIRAPPAEMSMAPPPPRPVSQDTFRISTRKHSNLITVPIQDDSNSGAREPPPPAPAPAHHHPEYQGQPVVSHPHHIMPPQQHYAPPPPPPPPISHPLQHPPQAAGTPHMVYSQAPPPPMTSAPPPITPPPGHIIAQMPPYMNHPPPGPPPPQHGGPPVNVNAPPPHHYNPNSLPQFSEDQGTLSPPFTQPGGMSPGIWPAPRGPPPPPRMQGPPAQAPLPGPHHPDQARYRPYYQ; encoded by the exons ATGGCGGTACCGCAGACACTTCCCCACTGCGCACTTTTTCACGCCCCCCCGCCCGTCTCCCAGCCGCTTCCGCTTCCGGCCGCACCCTTCCGCGCCCACAGTGCCCCGCGCCGAATCATGGACCACAATG aCAATGATTTGCAAGGAACAAATAGTTCAGGATCATTGGGTGGTCTTGATGTTCGTAGAAGAATCCCTATAAAGCTTATCTCAAAACAGGCCAATAAAACCAAACCTGCACCTCGAACTCCAAGAAATATGAACAGGATGCCTTCAAAGACACAAGCTGGTGATGAAg AAGAATTTGATTATAACGAAGAGGAGCGATACGAATGCAAAGGAAGTGAAATGTTTGGCAATCAAAGGAGGTTCCCTGGACCCATCTTTTGGGACTATAAG ATAAACTTGCTGGGGGAAAAGGATGATACACCAGTCCATTTCTGTGATAAGTGTGGATTGCCCATCAAAATGTATGGACGCATG ATACCTTGCAAGCACGTTTTCTGTTATGACTGTGCTATACTACATGAGAAAAAGGGAGACAAGATGTGTCCAGG CTGTAATGAACCTGTGCAGCGAATCGAGCAGTGTGTCCGAGGGTCTCTCTTCATGTGTAGCATTGTTCAGGGGTGCAAGAGAACTTACCTGTCACAGAGGGACTTACAAGCTCACATCAACCACCGTCATATGAGAGCTGGAAAGCCTGTTACTCGTCCTCCAATTGAACCTGTGCATCCTCCTATTGCCCCACCGCCTGCTGAAATTCCTGAGCGTTTCATAATGCCACCTGAGAAACATCATATGAGCCACATTCCGCCAAAGCAGCACATCATGATGCCACCACCTCCTTTACAGCATGTGCCACATGAGCATTATAACCAGCCACACGAAGACATCCGTGCACCTCCTGCAGAGATGTCAATGGCTCCACCGCCACCTCGCCCCGTCAGTCAGGACACCTTCCGCATTTCAACGAGAAAACACAGCAACTTAATAACTGTCCCTATTCAGGATGATTCGAATTCAGGTGCTCGAGAACCACCTCCACCAGCCCCTGCACCTGCTCATCATCATCCTGAATACCAGGGTCAACCAGTGGTATCACACCCTCATCATATTATGCCACCACAGCAACATTATgcaccacccccaccaccacctccaccaaTAAGCCATCCGCTGCAGCatcctccccaggcagcaggtACTCCTCACATGGTATATAGCCAAGCTCCTCCACCACCAATgacctctgctcctcctccaaTAACCCCGCCACCAGGACATATAATTGCCCAGATGCCACCATACATGAATCATCCTCCTCCAGgacctccccctcctcagcacgGAGGCCCACCCGTAAATGTAAAtgcaccccctccccatcacTATAATCCTAACTCTTTGCCACAGTTCAGTGAAGATCAAGGAACTCTTAGTCCCCCTTTCACGCAGCCCGGGGGTATGAGTCCAGGGATATGGCCAGCTCCACGGGGGCCGCCTCCACCTCCAAGGATGCAAGGGCCTCCTGCTCAGGCCCCGCTTCCTGGACCACACCACCCTGATCAAGCCAGATACAGACCCTATTACCAATGA
- the CBLL1 gene encoding E3 ubiquitin-protein ligase Hakai isoform X3, whose translation MNRMPSKTQAGDEEEFDYNEEERYECKGSEMFGNQRRFPGPIFWDYKINLLGEKDDTPVHFCDKCGLPIKMYGRMIPCKHVFCYDCAILHEKKGDKMCPGCNEPVQRIEQCVRGSLFMCSIVQGCKRTYLSQRDLQAHINHRHMRAGKPVTRPPIEPVHPPIAPPPAEIPERFIMPPEKHHMSHIPPKQHIMMPPPPLQHVPHEHYNQPHEDIRAPPAEMSMAPPPPRPVSQDTFRISTRKHSNLITVPIQDDSNSGAREPPPPAPAPAHHHPEYQGQPVVSHPHHIMPPQQHYAPPPPPPPPISHPLQHPPQAAGTPHMVYSQAPPPPMTSAPPPITPPPGHIIAQMPPYMNHPPPGPPPPQHGGPPVNVNAPPPHHYNPNSLPQFSEDQGTLSPPFTQPGGMSPGIWPAPRGPPPPPRMQGPPAQAPLPGPHHPDQARYRPYYQ comes from the exons ATGAACAGGATGCCTTCAAAGACACAAGCTGGTGATGAAg AAGAATTTGATTATAACGAAGAGGAGCGATACGAATGCAAAGGAAGTGAAATGTTTGGCAATCAAAGGAGGTTCCCTGGACCCATCTTTTGGGACTATAAG ATAAACTTGCTGGGGGAAAAGGATGATACACCAGTCCATTTCTGTGATAAGTGTGGATTGCCCATCAAAATGTATGGACGCATG ATACCTTGCAAGCACGTTTTCTGTTATGACTGTGCTATACTACATGAGAAAAAGGGAGACAAGATGTGTCCAGG CTGTAATGAACCTGTGCAGCGAATCGAGCAGTGTGTCCGAGGGTCTCTCTTCATGTGTAGCATTGTTCAGGGGTGCAAGAGAACTTACCTGTCACAGAGGGACTTACAAGCTCACATCAACCACCGTCATATGAGAGCTGGAAAGCCTGTTACTCGTCCTCCAATTGAACCTGTGCATCCTCCTATTGCCCCACCGCCTGCTGAAATTCCTGAGCGTTTCATAATGCCACCTGAGAAACATCATATGAGCCACATTCCGCCAAAGCAGCACATCATGATGCCACCACCTCCTTTACAGCATGTGCCACATGAGCATTATAACCAGCCACACGAAGACATCCGTGCACCTCCTGCAGAGATGTCAATGGCTCCACCGCCACCTCGCCCCGTCAGTCAGGACACCTTCCGCATTTCAACGAGAAAACACAGCAACTTAATAACTGTCCCTATTCAGGATGATTCGAATTCAGGTGCTCGAGAACCACCTCCACCAGCCCCTGCACCTGCTCATCATCATCCTGAATACCAGGGTCAACCAGTGGTATCACACCCTCATCATATTATGCCACCACAGCAACATTATgcaccacccccaccaccacctccaccaaTAAGCCATCCGCTGCAGCatcctccccaggcagcaggtACTCCTCACATGGTATATAGCCAAGCTCCTCCACCACCAATgacctctgctcctcctccaaTAACCCCGCCACCAGGACATATAATTGCCCAGATGCCACCATACATGAATCATCCTCCTCCAGgacctccccctcctcagcacgGAGGCCCACCCGTAAATGTAAAtgcaccccctccccatcacTATAATCCTAACTCTTTGCCACAGTTCAGTGAAGATCAAGGAACTCTTAGTCCCCCTTTCACGCAGCCCGGGGGTATGAGTCCAGGGATATGGCCAGCTCCACGGGGGCCGCCTCCACCTCCAAGGATGCAAGGGCCTCCTGCTCAGGCCCCGCTTCCTGGACCACACCACCCTGATCAAGCCAGATACAGACCCTATTACCAATGA